AGGTGAGGTTTAATCGGAAGAATGCCTATATCGCCCGTAGTGCTGTCAATCCTGTCGCCGGTTCTTAGGCATCAAGGAGAGGAATACTATATGCCTTTATCCGTGAATCACGGGTAACAAACGTCAAATCTTCGATGTCTGCTTGGGCAATTAACAATCTATCAAATGGATCCTCATGATGAAATGGAAGGTCTTTAACTCTCCAGACATGTTCATAAACAACCGACAGCCATTGAAAACCTGATGCTGCTACCGATTCCTTGAGATTTTCAGG
This genomic stretch from Candidatus Poribacteria bacterium harbors:
- a CDS encoding type II toxin-antitoxin system VapC family toxin: MNLLLDTHVLLWWLDDPSLLSQQAMESIKQPDNNVTVSVVSAWEIAIKKRLGKLEAPENLKESVAASGFQWLSVVYEHVWRVKDLPFHHEDPFDRLLIAQADIEDLTFVTRDSRIKAYSIPLLDA